GCTGTAACTTGTAAATATACTCCTAAAACTTTCTCAAGAGTAAAAGTAGGTTCATTGCATCTCTTATGACATTAATTAGAAGCTAAACACAAGAAGCAAAGGAGAAAAGGCaccttttatttattgatttatgtaTATAGTTTGTGATGAGTCATATGAAAAGCACATAAATCCCACAGTTTTAGTTAAGTACAAAGAGCACTCACTCACTCCACCCACCCACTAGTAAATAGGAACATTAATTTTAGAATGCCACAAcacaaacaagtaacaataaaGTACTAGTAATCTATAAGtgctttttgtatttttaatcaAACTGAATTTCTGAGTCATAAACAGCCCCAGCCTGCCAATCACTAGAGATAACATTCTTGGACTCTACCCAAGACAGTCCAGCACTACCACTCACTTGGAACCTCAACTTGATTTCACCTCTTGGAGGGTTCTCTGCATCAAACACTGTTCCAAATGCCCTACGCATTGTCCTCCACTCTTGGCAATCTTCCTGTTACATTACCAATTCAATAACCCTATTTAATTTATAGCAATGTGTAACTAAATAATACAAACTCTCAAAGCAAAATAATCTACATGGAAAATATAATTGGTTTAAATATAACTTGAGAAAAAGGACAATGTTCTAtcaatgtaaattaatttttatacaaattcaccatttgacaattatttttaaattacatatacAAAGTGTTAATATCACAGGTTTTTATTGAATGTCTATGTAAAATCATTATACACCGTTGGTATATCTCCATTAAACTTATATAATGTTCTTAAAAATATagacattttcaatttttagttaCTAGACAAAATTTTTCTTTATTGATGTCTTattctttaataataattctatttttttagtcATCCACtttttaaaggaaaaatatCTTAATAATTCAGAGTTCGACCAATAGTTAAGTAAATTTAATCAACGATTGTTCCAACCAAAAAAACTCATATCTACCAGACTAAAAAAACCATATTTAAGTCAAGGATTATGATAATCATGAAGTTGTGAtacttttaaaactatttttatattaattttatgagaaaaatggatatttaatgtcaatacaaaatatatttacaatgaCATTCAATAATAATCATATATTATGTCAAATAACTCATTTCACTTCACTaatcattaaatatataaataccaAATTAATTTAAGAGTATATTTATTAAactctaattttatatttgaaataatagAGGTGTATATATGTAAGTAATACCTGCCACAATTGAACAGCAATGACATCATTTGTTCCACCAACATAGAGAACAAGAATGGCCAAGTAGTGAGGGTTTTTGCTACGGTCATGAACCTTAAGCAAGACATTATAGCCATTGTATTTGCAAGGAACCCTTTTGTATTCAACATCAACCACACCATATTTGAAAAGTTCAACAGATGCATCACCATTTTTCCCCAATTTTGAATAGCCACGTGGACTCATGATGAAGTCTGTTCTATCTCCCACACCATAATCCGTCACAATAACATATGCTCCATTCTCATCACACAATTGTGGTATTTTGCACCTAAcctattcattatttttttagttcacaAATAAACAATTGTTAGTGGATACTATTAAGATTTTTCATTTAGTTAAAATCTctctttgaaatcaaaatttaatatttgaaaaattaatgtattttatctaaaatttagatttgatattgcaatttttaaaaagtttttatttatatttcattatagaGGGATTATACTTttgttttaatgataatttttttttaactttagatTTAGACCTTAATGATATGAAATGAAATATGAAAagatatgttttgaaaaaaattcatatgAAGAAGGTTACTAATACactataaaattatcaatttgttaaaaaaaaaataaaaatgaatgtaGTGAATTAAGTAGAGTTACTTGATAGCATGCACCACAACCAGATCCATTCTTCCATAGCCAAGACACACCGGCGACATTACCGTCGTTTACCGTCTGTCCATAATCGCCATAGCCACAAGCTCCCCCTAAAACATATATATAGTTAATTGATCATTAAGATCATATTCTTTATGCAATTAATGTGCCAAACTAGTGTAATGTCTAGCTAGGTTGCACATTCTTTAGTAAGTAACATCAACATGGGGacacaattatttatatattcctAAGTATAATAATAGATAAGTATATATTTCTATATAAAcacaatcaattataaaaatgtattcaataacaaacattaaattatatagtgtcaacattttaaattaaagatgTGTTTGATATCCAACACATTTGTCTGATACTATTATtgtataatcaaatataatagaCGAATGTATTTGTACTTCATAGcgtatataatataaataaaaaagtatataatatatTGTTGGAGCATCACATACTTGGATTTCCATAGCAATCTGGGCTACCATAATAGGTTGCTCTCGAGCAAATAAAAGAGTCCTGAGAGGTACACAGGGCAGGTAAGAACAATATGACACAAACAAGACCAAATTGACACTTGAAATTAAGTTCCATTATGTTAAATGACAAATTGTCAAGGACAAAGAGGAGAGAAATGCAACAA
This region of Cicer arietinum cultivar CDC Frontier isolate Library 1 chromosome 8, Cicar.CDCFrontier_v2.0, whole genome shotgun sequence genomic DNA includes:
- the LOC101489892 gene encoding expansin-like B1 — its product is MELNFKCQFGLVCVILFLPALCTSQDSFICSRATYYGSPDCYGNPRGACGYGDYGQTVNDGNVAGVSWLWKNGSGCGACYQVRCKIPQLCDENGAYVIVTDYGVGDRTDFIMSPRGYSKLGKNGDASVELFKYGVVDVEYKRVPCKYNGYNVLLKVHDRSKNPHYLAILVLYVGGTNDVIAVQLWQEDCQEWRTMRRAFGTVFDAENPPRGEIKLRFQVSGSAGLSWVESKNVISSDWQAGAVYDSEIQFD